One Tachysurus fulvidraco isolate hzauxx_2018 chromosome 2, HZAU_PFXX_2.0, whole genome shotgun sequence DNA segment encodes these proteins:
- the ptprc gene encoding receptor-type tyrosine-protein phosphatase C isoform X41, which yields MAKVPGLMFVLLVLAGLVICQTPVIAQPSDTTQETKTSQTPDIQGAGSPDQDKVSGSPANTSSTKPETNQNTETKVTVPITVSGSPALTSSTQHQTNPTTQTGGAVNTSVSGLPTLTPSTQHQTNVTISDTDEGAGKENPNADIQGAGSPDQDKVSGSPANTSSTKPETNQNTETKDIQGAGSPDQDKVSGSPANTSSTKPETNQNTETKVTVPITVSGSPALTSSTQHQTNPTTQTGGAVNTSVSGLPTLTPSTQHQTNVTTKTGDIQGAGSPDQDKVSGSPANTSSTKPETNQNTETKVTVPITVSGSPALTSSTQHQTNPTTQTGGAVNTSVSGLPTLTPSTQHQTNTTIQKEVVITVPVSPASTNSSQHQTNTNITTEGTLPSTSGSPTSTNSTQNQTNTTINTEDNSTTILHSSTQQQPISSTAMATTAVSNTSDLHSTTQQPISSTAMATTDNQTQSTSVPLTSSPTDTTSPTLTNNATTVKPLPCKYNYSFNDEWKVGFNINDVKGIYNITLNNVMLDNTRTIPVQREMKKYQISFTSLKPCQKYAVSFTPSCTPSKEKYSHLETRTLVDSDVSFTLKNDQVCFKTVWNLTFEKECITVTKDNSCSNSKLNFKEDVCNKTYVPFQLPPVKPVFNITNKFPNEFNWINKPKQCPNNLTYSCNDTIVKASELKPFIDYTCKGTYNFGNRPITSNLTKVKIECYIGNVTIVEKTASSIKARWDLSSTNCPNITKDITLEASCTNNTSKKVKMNCSGDYCEIKDLEAFTTYNCTFNAKYNYRKFLTVPKIERTLSTKPELNCNSPELTSHNSYKITCSIISWHGDRGEVKAELFIDGQGKNVKQAILTLTESKYSYEFKDLYYLTHYKVQVTAINGNGNKTEREFVHFDTKYNDKAVLGFLSFLIIVTSIALLFVLYKIYLLKREKSSRNEQEMDDLLPSNALLRVEPINADDLLDAYKKKRADEGRLFMEEFQSIPRIFSNFSVREAKKSENHPKNRYVDILPYDYNRVCLSHGGTDDYINGSFIEGYKETNKYIAAQGPKEETIGDFWTMIWEQKTSIIVMVTRCEEGNKNKCAQYWPSMERETEIFDDLVVKIKGEEKCPDYIIRHLTLMNRKEKSAEREVTHIQFTSWPDHGVPSDPGLLLKLRRRVNSFKNFFSGPIVIHCSAGVGRTGTYICIDAMIESLEAEGRVDIYGYVVKLRRQRCLMVQVEAQYVLIHTALIEYSQFGETEMALSSFHSEVSTLRQKEGSEPSLMELEFQKLPKFKTYRSANTARTEENKNKNRSSIIPYDFNRVPIKVDDEVSHDSDADDEQDYSSDEEDEVPTKYINASYLDGYWMPSSFIVAQGPMEDTVADFLHMLYQKQVQTVFMLSNCTENDKEFCTQYWHDEKKTFEEMVVEVKETENTPTYIRRCLEIQHTKRKDSHTLQQYQFLKWAGQELPDNPLDLVDMMRSVRQSGDNNNKNKNLPILAHCNDGSSRSGIFCALWKLLDSADTEKLVDIFQVAKDMRKARMGMLTSFEQYNFLYAALEVAYPVQNGEVKKPSEAPADTVQVINESTALISPSTGTDTEESTKEGTGSVSPEEGATEASTEPEKSLSESTPNGPTATAEAESV from the exons ATATCCAAGGAGCTGGCAGTCCAGACCAAGATAAAG TGTCAGGCTCACCCGCAAACACCAGCTCAACTAAAccagaaacaaaccaaaacacgGAGACAAAAG ATATCCAAGGAGCTGGCAGTCCAGACCAAGATAAAG TGTCAGGCTCACCCGCAAACACCAGCTCAACTAAAccagaaacaaaccaaaacacgGAGACAAAAG TTACAGTCCCAATCACAGTGTCAGGCTCACCCGCACTCACCTCCTCAACTCAACACCAAACAAACCCAACCACACAGACAGGAG GTGCAGTAAACACCAGTGTGTCAGGCTTACCCACACTCACCCCCTCAACTCAACACCAAACAAACGTAACCACAAAGACAGGAG ATATCCAAGGAGCTGGCAGTCCAGACCAAGATAAAG TGTCAGGCTCACCCGCAAACACCAGCTCAACTAAAccagaaacaaaccaaaacacgGAGACAAAAG TTACAGTCCCAATCACAGTGTCAGGCTCACCCGCACTCACCTCCTCAACTCAACACCAAACAAACCCAACCACACAGACAGGAG GTGCAGTAAACACCAGTGTGTCAGGCTTACCCACACTCACCCCCTCAACtcaacaccaaacaaacacaaccatACAGAAAGAAG TCGTTATCACAGTGCCAGTCTCACCCGCAAGCACCAACTCATCtcaacaccaaacaaacacaaacataacaacAGAAG GTACACTCCCAAGCACATCAGGCTCACCCACAAGCACCAACTCAACTCAAAACCAAACTAACACAACCATAAATACAGAAG ACAATAGCACAACAATCTTGCACTCAAGCACGCAACAACAACCAATTTCAAGCACAGCCATGGCTACAACAG CAGTCAGTAACACATCAGACTTGCACTCAACCACGCAACAACCAATTTCAAGCACAGCCATGGCTACAACAG ACAACCAAACCCAAAGCACCTCTGTCCCACTCACATCCTCACCCACGGACACAACCTCACCCACACTCACGAACAACGCAACAACAG tgaAACCCTTACCGT GCAAATACAACTACAGCTTCAACGATGAATGGAAAGTGGGATTTAACATAAATGATGTTAAAGGCATTTACAACATTACGCTGAACAACGTTATGTTGGACAacaccagaacaatcccagtgCAACGTGAAATGAAGAAATACCAAATATCATTTACATCACTAAAGCCTTGCCAAAAATATGCTGTCAGTTTTACTCCCTCCTGTACTCCcagtaaagaaaaatacagtcATCTGGAAACAAGAACATTGG TTGACTCAGATGTAAGTTTCACACTGAAGAATGATCAAGTGTGTTTCAAGACCGTGTGGAATTTGACTTTTGAAAAAGAATGTATAACCGTCACTAAGGATAACTCCTGCAGCAATAGTAAACTGAACTTTAAAGAAGACGTCTGTAATAAAACCTATGTACCTTTCCAACTTCCCCCAG TAAAGCctgtttttaatattacaaaCAAGTTCCCAAATGAATTTAATTGGATTAATAAGCCTAAACAATGCCCAAACAACCTCACATACTCCTGCAATG ACACAATCGTTAAAGCCTCAGAGTTGAAACCTTTTATAGATTATACATGCAAGGGGACATATAATTTCGGAAACAGACCAATCACTAGCAACCTCACGAAAGTTAAGATTGAATGCT ATATTGGTAATGTCACTATTGTCGAAAAAACGGCAAGCAGCATCAAGGCAAGATGGGATTTAAGCAGCACAAACTGCCCAAACATTACCAAGGATATCACTTTGGAAGCGAGCTGCACCAATAACACATCCAAAAAAGTCAAAA tgaACTGTTCTGGGGACTACTGTGAAATTAAGGATTTGGAAGCCTTTACTACATATAACTGCACTTTTAATGCAAAGTACAATTATAGAAAATTCCTCACTGTTCCCAAAATTGAGAGGACCTTATCTACAA AACCCGAATTAAATTGCAATTCACCTGAGCTTACTTCTCATAATTCGTACAAAATTACATGTAGTATTATAAGTTGGCACGGGGACAGGGGAGAAGTCAAAGCAGAGCTCTTCATAGATGGTCAAGGGAAGAACGTAAAGCAGGCAATTTTGACTTTAACTGAAAGCAAATATTCATATGAATTCAAAGACCTCTACTACTTAACACACTATAAAGTGCAG GTCACTGCCATAAATGGTAACGGGAATAAAACTGAGAGGGAGTTTGTGCATTTTGATACTAAAT ACAATGACAAAGCTGTTCTTGGATTCCTGAGCTTTCTCATTATTGTCACGTCTATCGCGCTCCTGTTTGTCCTGTACAAGATCTACCTTTTAAAGAGGGAAAAGTCAAG CAGGAATGAACAGGAAATGGATGACCTTCTTCCATCAA ATGCGCTGCTTAGAGTGGAACCCATAAATGCTGATGACCTGCTCGATGCGTACAAGAAGAAGAGGGCTGATGAAGGACGTCTGTTCATGGAAGAATTTCAG AGCATTCCACGTATTTTCTCCAATTTCTCAGTCAGAGAGgccaaaaaatcagaaaaccaTCCAAAGAATCGCTACGTTGACATTCTTCCCT ATGACTACAATcgcgtctgtctctctcacggAGGAACAGATGACTACATCAACGGCAGTTTCATTGAG ggTTACAAGGAAACCAATAAATACATCGCAGCCCAAG gaCCCAAGGAAGAGACGATAGGAGATTTCTGGACGATGATCTGGGAGCAGAAGACTTCCATTATTGTCATGGTAACCCGTTGTGAAGAAGGAAACAAG AACAAATGTGCTCAGTATTGGCCATCgatggagagagaaacagagatttTTGATGATTTGGTTGTGAAAATCAAGGGAGAGGAAAAATGCCCGGATTACATAATCCGCCACCTGACCCTGATGAAC CGTAAAGAGAAGTCAGCAGAACGTGAAGTGACTCACATCCAGTTCACAAGCTGGCCCGACCATGGCGTCCCATCTGATCCCGGCCTGCTCCTTAAACTTCGCCGCAGGGTCAACTCCTTCAAAAACTTCTTCAGTGGACCGATTGTCATTCACTGCAG TGCCGGAGTTGGACGCACAGGGACCTATATCTGTATCGATGCCATGATTGAGAGTCTGGAGGCAGAAGGACGTGTGGACATTTATGGATATGTGGTCAAACTTCGCCGTCAAAGATGCCTCATGGTCCAAGTGGAG GCCCAGTATGTGCTCATCCACACGGCGCTGATCGAATACAGTCAGTTTGGCGAGACGGAAATGGCGCTCTCGAGTTTCCACTCGGAGGTCAGCACACTCAGACAGAAGGAGGGAAGTGAACCGTCTTTAATGGAGTTGGAGTTTCAG AAACTTCCAAAATTCAAAACCTACAGGTCGGCCAACACGGCACGCACCGAGgagaacaagaacaaaaaccGCTCGTCTATCATTCCAT ACGACTTTAACAGAGTCCCAATTAAAGTGGACGATGAAGTCAGCCATGACAGTGATGCTGACGATGAGCAGGATTATTCCTcagatgaggaagatgaagtCCCCACCAAATACATCAACGCCTCCTATTTGGAT GGATACTGGATGCCGAGTAGCTTCATTGTGGCACAGGGACCCATGGAGGATACGGTTGCTGACTTTCTGCACATGCTGTATCAGAAGCAGGTTCAAACTGTCTTCATGCTCTCGAATTGCACTGAGAATGACAAG GAGTTCTGCACCCAGTATTGGCATGATGAGAAGAAAACATTTGAGGAGATGGTGGTGGAGGTTAAAGAGACTGAAAACACCCCTACATACATCAGACGGTGCCTAGAAATACAGCACACCAAG AGGAAAGACAGCCACACACTGCAGCAGTACCAGTTCCTGAAATGGGCGGGTCAGGAGCTTCCAGACAACCCTCTCGATTTGGTTGACATGATGAGGAGTGTCAGACAGAGcggtgacaacaacaacaaaaacaagaatttGCCCATTCTGGCACACTGCAA TGATGGCTCCTCACGTTCTGGAATATTCTGCGCCTTGTGGAAGCTTCTGGACAGTGCGGACACAGAGAAACTGGTGGACATCTTCCAGGTGGCCAAGGACATGCGCAAGGCTCGCATGGGCATGCTCACCAGCTTT GAGCAGTACAATTTCCTGTATGCTGCCCTGGAGGTTGCGTATCCGGTGCAGAACGGTGAGGTGAAGAAGCCCAGCGAAGCCCCTGCTGACACTGTGCAGGTTATTAACGAATCCACAGCACTGATCAGTCCCAGCACAGGCACCGACACCGAAGAGAGTACCAAGGAAGGTACCGGCTCAGTATCGCCTGAAGAGGGAGCCACTGAGGCCAGCACAGAGCCAGAGAAAAGCCTTAGTGAGAGCACCCCTAACGGTCCGACTGCTACAGCAGAGGCCGAATCTGTTTAA
- the ptprc gene encoding receptor-type tyrosine-protein phosphatase C isoform X12: MAKVPGLMFVLLVLAGLVICQTPVIAQPSDTTQETKTSQTPDIQGAGSPDQDKVSGSPANTSSTKPETNQNTETKVTVPITVSGSPALTSSTQHQTNPTTQTGGAVNTSVSGLPTLTPSTQHQTNVTISDTDEGAGKENPNADIQGAGSPDQDKVSGSPANTSSTKPETNQNTETKDIQGAGSPDQDKVSGSPANTSSTKPETNQNTETKVTVPITVSGSPALTSSTQHQTNPTTQTGGAVNTSVSGLPTLTPSTQHQTNVTTKTGDIQGAGSPDQDKVSGSPANTSSTKPETNQNTETKVTVPITVSGSPALTSSTQHQTNPTTQTGGAVNTSVSGLPTLTPSTQHQTNTTIQKEGAVNTSVSGLPTLTPSTQHQTNVTTKTGVTVPITVSGSPALTSSTQHQTNPTTQTGGAVNTSVSGLPTLTPSTQHQTNTTIQKEGAVNTSVSGLPTLTPSTQHQTNVTTKTGVVITVPVSPASTNSSQHQTNTNITTEDNSTTILHSSTQQQPISSTAMATTVSNTSDLHSTTQQPISSTAMATTDNQTQSTSVPLTSSPTDTTSPTLTNNATTVKPLPCKYNYSFNDEWKVGFNINDVKGIYNITLNNVMLDNTRTIPVQREMKKYQISFTSLKPCQKYAVSFTPSCTPSKEKYSHLETRTLVDSDVSFTLKNDQVCFKTVWNLTFEKECITVTKDNSCSNSKLNFKEDVCNKTYVPFQLPPVKPVFNITNKFPNEFNWINKPKQCPNNLTYSCNDTIVKASELKPFIDYTCKGTYNFGNRPITSNLTKVKIECYIGNVTIVEKTASSIKARWDLSSTNCPNITKDITLEASCTNNTSKKVKMNCSGDYCEIKDLEAFTTYNCTFNAKYNYRKFLTVPKIERTLSTKPELNCNSPELTSHNSYKITCSIISWHGDRGEVKAELFIDGQGKNVKQAILTLTESKYSYEFKDLYYLTHYKVQVTAINGNGNKTEREFVHFDTKYNDKAVLGFLSFLIIVTSIALLFVLYKIYLLKREKSSRNEQEMDDLLPSNALLRVEPINADDLLDAYKKKRADEGRLFMEEFQSIPRIFSNFSVREAKKSENHPKNRYVDILPYDYNRVCLSHGGTDDYINGSFIEGYKETNKYIAAQGPKEETIGDFWTMIWEQKTSIIVMVTRCEEGNKNKCAQYWPSMERETEIFDDLVVKIKGEEKCPDYIIRHLTLMNRKEKSAEREVTHIQFTSWPDHGVPSDPGLLLKLRRRVNSFKNFFSGPIVIHCSAGVGRTGTYICIDAMIESLEAEGRVDIYGYVVKLRRQRCLMVQVEAQYVLIHTALIEYSQFGETEMALSSFHSEVSTLRQKEGSEPSLMELEFQKLPKFKTYRSANTARTEENKNKNRSSIIPYDFNRVPIKVDDEVSHDSDADDEQDYSSDEEDEVPTKYINASYLDGYWMPSSFIVAQGPMEDTVADFLHMLYQKQVQTVFMLSNCTENDKEFCTQYWHDEKKTFEEMVVEVKETENTPTYIRRCLEIQHTKRKDSHTLQQYQFLKWAGQELPDNPLDLVDMMRSVRQSGDNNNKNKNLPILAHCNDGSSRSGIFCALWKLLDSADTEKLVDIFQVAKDMRKARMGMLTSFEQYNFLYAALEVAYPVQNGEVKKPSEAPADTVQVINESTALISPSTGTDTEESTKEGTGSVSPEEGATEASTEPEKSLSESTPNGPTATAEAESV; this comes from the exons ATATCCAAGGAGCTGGCAGTCCAGACCAAGATAAAG TGTCAGGCTCACCCGCAAACACCAGCTCAACTAAAccagaaacaaaccaaaacacgGAGACAAAAG ATATCCAAGGAGCTGGCAGTCCAGACCAAGATAAAG TGTCAGGCTCACCCGCAAACACCAGCTCAACTAAAccagaaacaaaccaaaacacgGAGACAAAAG TTACAGTCCCAATCACAGTGTCAGGCTCACCCGCACTCACCTCCTCAACTCAACACCAAACAAACCCAACCACACAGACAGGAG GTGCAGTAAACACCAGTGTGTCAGGCTTACCCACACTCACCCCCTCAACTCAACACCAAACAAACGTAACCACAAAGACAGGAG ATATCCAAGGAGCTGGCAGTCCAGACCAAGATAAAG TGTCAGGCTCACCCGCAAACACCAGCTCAACTAAAccagaaacaaaccaaaacacgGAGACAAAAG TTACAGTCCCAATCACAGTGTCAGGCTCACCCGCACTCACCTCCTCAACTCAACACCAAACAAACCCAACCACACAGACAGGAG GTGCAGTAAACACCAGTGTGTCAGGCTTACCCACACTCACCCCCTCAACtcaacaccaaacaaacacaaccatACAGAAAGAAG GTGCAGTAAACACCAGTGTGTCAGGCTTACCCACACTCACCCCCTCAACTCAACACCAAACAAACGTAACCACAAAGACAGGAG TTACAGTCCCAATCACAGTGTCAGGCTCACCCGCACTCACCTCCTCAACTCAACACCAAACAAACCCAACCACACAGACAGGAG GTGCAGTAAACACCAGTGTGTCAGGCTTACCCACACTCACCCCCTCAACtcaacaccaaacaaacacaaccatACAGAAAGAAG GTGCAGTAAACACCAGTGTGTCAGGCTTACCCACACTCACCCCCTCAACTCAACACCAAACAAACGTAACCACAAAGACAGGAG TCGTTATCACAGTGCCAGTCTCACCCGCAAGCACCAACTCATCtcaacaccaaacaaacacaaacataacaacAGAAG ACAATAGCACAACAATCTTGCACTCAAGCACGCAACAACAACCAATTTCAAGCACAGCCATGGCTACAACAG TCAGTAACACATCAGACTTGCACTCAACCACGCAACAACCAATTTCAAGCACAGCCATGGCTACAACAG ACAACCAAACCCAAAGCACCTCTGTCCCACTCACATCCTCACCCACGGACACAACCTCACCCACACTCACGAACAACGCAACAACAG tgaAACCCTTACCGT GCAAATACAACTACAGCTTCAACGATGAATGGAAAGTGGGATTTAACATAAATGATGTTAAAGGCATTTACAACATTACGCTGAACAACGTTATGTTGGACAacaccagaacaatcccagtgCAACGTGAAATGAAGAAATACCAAATATCATTTACATCACTAAAGCCTTGCCAAAAATATGCTGTCAGTTTTACTCCCTCCTGTACTCCcagtaaagaaaaatacagtcATCTGGAAACAAGAACATTGG TTGACTCAGATGTAAGTTTCACACTGAAGAATGATCAAGTGTGTTTCAAGACCGTGTGGAATTTGACTTTTGAAAAAGAATGTATAACCGTCACTAAGGATAACTCCTGCAGCAATAGTAAACTGAACTTTAAAGAAGACGTCTGTAATAAAACCTATGTACCTTTCCAACTTCCCCCAG TAAAGCctgtttttaatattacaaaCAAGTTCCCAAATGAATTTAATTGGATTAATAAGCCTAAACAATGCCCAAACAACCTCACATACTCCTGCAATG ACACAATCGTTAAAGCCTCAGAGTTGAAACCTTTTATAGATTATACATGCAAGGGGACATATAATTTCGGAAACAGACCAATCACTAGCAACCTCACGAAAGTTAAGATTGAATGCT ATATTGGTAATGTCACTATTGTCGAAAAAACGGCAAGCAGCATCAAGGCAAGATGGGATTTAAGCAGCACAAACTGCCCAAACATTACCAAGGATATCACTTTGGAAGCGAGCTGCACCAATAACACATCCAAAAAAGTCAAAA tgaACTGTTCTGGGGACTACTGTGAAATTAAGGATTTGGAAGCCTTTACTACATATAACTGCACTTTTAATGCAAAGTACAATTATAGAAAATTCCTCACTGTTCCCAAAATTGAGAGGACCTTATCTACAA AACCCGAATTAAATTGCAATTCACCTGAGCTTACTTCTCATAATTCGTACAAAATTACATGTAGTATTATAAGTTGGCACGGGGACAGGGGAGAAGTCAAAGCAGAGCTCTTCATAGATGGTCAAGGGAAGAACGTAAAGCAGGCAATTTTGACTTTAACTGAAAGCAAATATTCATATGAATTCAAAGACCTCTACTACTTAACACACTATAAAGTGCAG GTCACTGCCATAAATGGTAACGGGAATAAAACTGAGAGGGAGTTTGTGCATTTTGATACTAAAT ACAATGACAAAGCTGTTCTTGGATTCCTGAGCTTTCTCATTATTGTCACGTCTATCGCGCTCCTGTTTGTCCTGTACAAGATCTACCTTTTAAAGAGGGAAAAGTCAAG CAGGAATGAACAGGAAATGGATGACCTTCTTCCATCAA ATGCGCTGCTTAGAGTGGAACCCATAAATGCTGATGACCTGCTCGATGCGTACAAGAAGAAGAGGGCTGATGAAGGACGTCTGTTCATGGAAGAATTTCAG AGCATTCCACGTATTTTCTCCAATTTCTCAGTCAGAGAGgccaaaaaatcagaaaaccaTCCAAAGAATCGCTACGTTGACATTCTTCCCT ATGACTACAATcgcgtctgtctctctcacggAGGAACAGATGACTACATCAACGGCAGTTTCATTGAG ggTTACAAGGAAACCAATAAATACATCGCAGCCCAAG gaCCCAAGGAAGAGACGATAGGAGATTTCTGGACGATGATCTGGGAGCAGAAGACTTCCATTATTGTCATGGTAACCCGTTGTGAAGAAGGAAACAAG AACAAATGTGCTCAGTATTGGCCATCgatggagagagaaacagagatttTTGATGATTTGGTTGTGAAAATCAAGGGAGAGGAAAAATGCCCGGATTACATAATCCGCCACCTGACCCTGATGAAC CGTAAAGAGAAGTCAGCAGAACGTGAAGTGACTCACATCCAGTTCACAAGCTGGCCCGACCATGGCGTCCCATCTGATCCCGGCCTGCTCCTTAAACTTCGCCGCAGGGTCAACTCCTTCAAAAACTTCTTCAGTGGACCGATTGTCATTCACTGCAG TGCCGGAGTTGGACGCACAGGGACCTATATCTGTATCGATGCCATGATTGAGAGTCTGGAGGCAGAAGGACGTGTGGACATTTATGGATATGTGGTCAAACTTCGCCGTCAAAGATGCCTCATGGTCCAAGTGGAG GCCCAGTATGTGCTCATCCACACGGCGCTGATCGAATACAGTCAGTTTGGCGAGACGGAAATGGCGCTCTCGAGTTTCCACTCGGAGGTCAGCACACTCAGACAGAAGGAGGGAAGTGAACCGTCTTTAATGGAGTTGGAGTTTCAG AAACTTCCAAAATTCAAAACCTACAGGTCGGCCAACACGGCACGCACCGAGgagaacaagaacaaaaaccGCTCGTCTATCATTCCAT ACGACTTTAACAGAGTCCCAATTAAAGTGGACGATGAAGTCAGCCATGACAGTGATGCTGACGATGAGCAGGATTATTCCTcagatgaggaagatgaagtCCCCACCAAATACATCAACGCCTCCTATTTGGAT GGATACTGGATGCCGAGTAGCTTCATTGTGGCACAGGGACCCATGGAGGATACGGTTGCTGACTTTCTGCACATGCTGTATCAGAAGCAGGTTCAAACTGTCTTCATGCTCTCGAATTGCACTGAGAATGACAAG GAGTTCTGCACCCAGTATTGGCATGATGAGAAGAAAACATTTGAGGAGATGGTGGTGGAGGTTAAAGAGACTGAAAACACCCCTACATACATCAGACGGTGCCTAGAAATACAGCACACCAAG AGGAAAGACAGCCACACACTGCAGCAGTACCAGTTCCTGAAATGGGCGGGTCAGGAGCTTCCAGACAACCCTCTCGATTTGGTTGACATGATGAGGAGTGTCAGACAGAGcggtgacaacaacaacaaaaacaagaatttGCCCATTCTGGCACACTGCAA TGATGGCTCCTCACGTTCTGGAATATTCTGCGCCTTGTGGAAGCTTCTGGACAGTGCGGACACAGAGAAACTGGTGGACATCTTCCAGGTGGCCAAGGACATGCGCAAGGCTCGCATGGGCATGCTCACCAGCTTT GAGCAGTACAATTTCCTGTATGCTGCCCTGGAGGTTGCGTATCCGGTGCAGAACGGTGAGGTGAAGAAGCCCAGCGAAGCCCCTGCTGACACTGTGCAGGTTATTAACGAATCCACAGCACTGATCAGTCCCAGCACAGGCACCGACACCGAAGAGAGTACCAAGGAAGGTACCGGCTCAGTATCGCCTGAAGAGGGAGCCACTGAGGCCAGCACAGAGCCAGAGAAAAGCCTTAGTGAGAGCACCCCTAACGGTCCGACTGCTACAGCAGAGGCCGAATCTGTTTAA